The following is a genomic window from Candidatus Gorgyraea atricola.
CATTAAAGCAATTATTGCGAGGATATTAAAATGAAAGAAAATATTATATTGATAGGCGGAGGGGGACACTGCAAAGCATGTATAGATGTTATAGAATCTGAAGATAGGTTTAGGATAGCCGGTATAGTCGATATAAAAGAAAAACTGCATCAAAAAGTTTTAGGATATGAAATAATAGCCTGCGATGAAGATCTTGGGGATCTGGTTAAAACATATAGAAATTTTTTAATAGCCATTGCCCAGATAAAAAACCCTGGTAAAAGAGTGGAAAAATTTAAACAGTTAAAAAAAATAAAGGCATGTTTGCCTGTGATTGTTTCTCCCCTGGCGTACATTTCAAAACATGCTGATATCGCAGAAGGCACCATTGTATTGCATGAAGCATTTATAAATTCAGGCGCTAAGATAGGCAAAAATTGCATAATCAATACAAATGCTATTGTAGAACACGATGTTATCATAGAGGATAATTGTCACATATCTACTGGTAGTATTGTAAATGGAGAAAGTTGTATCCAAGAAAGAACATTTATAGGAAGTAACAGCGTGATAGGGAATAATGTCAATATAGCTAAAAATACTGTAGTAGGGGCAGGTTCTGTTGTCGCAAGGTCAATTGATGAATCGGGCATCTATGCGGGGAATCCTGCAAAGAGGTTGCATGAAAATGGATAAAGTGTTTATTATAGCCGAGGCCGGAGTCAATCATAATGGAAGCGTTGATATTGCGAAGAGGATGGTGGATGCGGCAATAGAAGCAGATGTTGACGCTATAAAATTTCAGACGTTCAAGGCAGAAAAGATTATAACTAAATCTGCGCCAAAAGCCGAATATCAGAAAGATACAACAGACAAGGAAGAATCTCATTTTGATATGATAAAAAAACTGGAATTGGATATGAAAGCGCATTTAGAAATTTTGGATTATTGCAAGAAAAATAAAATAGCATTTCTTTCGTCGCCTTTTGATTCAGAAAGTATAGATTTACTTGATAAATTAGGGCTTAATCTTTTTAAGATTCCCTCGGGAGAGATAACAAATCTGCCTTATATTAGAAAGATAGGAAGTCTTAAAAAAGAAATTATACTATCGACTGGCATGTCTGATTTAAAGGAAATAGAGAATGCATTAAATATTTTGGAAGCATTCGGCACACCAAAGGGAAGAATAACAGTTTTACATTGTAATACAGAATACCCTACTCCCATTGAAGATGTAAATTTGCAGGCTATGGTTACTATGAAAGATACCTTTGGAGTTAATGTGGGGTATT
Proteins encoded in this region:
- a CDS encoding acetyltransferase is translated as MKENIILIGGGGHCKACIDVIESEDRFRIAGIVDIKEKLHQKVLGYEIIACDEDLGDLVKTYRNFLIAIAQIKNPGKRVEKFKQLKKIKACLPVIVSPLAYISKHADIAEGTIVLHEAFINSGAKIGKNCIINTNAIVEHDVIIEDNCHISTGSIVNGESCIQERTFIGSNSVIGNNVNIAKNTVVGAGSVVARSIDESGIYAGNPAKRLHENG
- the neuB gene encoding N-acetylneuraminate synthase, with amino-acid sequence MDKVFIIAEAGVNHNGSVDIAKRMVDAAIEADVDAIKFQTFKAEKIITKSAPKAEYQKDTTDKEESHFDMIKKLELDMKAHLEILDYCKKNKIAFLSSPFDSESIDLLDKLGLNLFKIPSGEITNLPYIRKIGSLKKEIILSTGMSDLKEIENALNILEAFGTPKGRITVLHCNTEYPTPIEDVNLQAMVTMKDTFGVNVGYSDHTCGIEVSIAAVAMGASVIEKHFTLDKNMQGPDHKASLEPDELKAMTKAIRNTEKAMGDGVKRASQSELKNKVVVRKSIVASRGIIKDEIFTEKSIIPKRPGSGISPMEWDNIIGKKAKRNFNEGEMIEL